A stretch of Spirosoma oryzicola DNA encodes these proteins:
- a CDS encoding putative Ig domain-containing protein — MKKLLAVLPVLLALSAATVRPTLSFRSQSDSLPAGTRISFEIAVPGDPTPTKFSYVVPAPADKPTPSPVVVPDKNSLSVAQVISGQSARVGEPFSFVIPVGTFSGNVTGVDVSDLPAGLRYDSKTRTISGTPTKADKRTVTVTASDGTRIVQTSFSLSFSAKDVPIIDTPIPDDKQSTGVPTIPPIPVSGLAQRYPVAFNFSSSPNRINRMQAPLSPEYRDGWKMKQTEIVTGGNGGIIETPDELRKRGQNWFNACWFYCRDDRPYGLPKSTDNLFYEYTGNYWGPYHQNAYLAVVTDLTKIGNDCILRLAGWNSVPENGLIDGVATVKEAHFNIEYNWFLPSDWEKLNGDQRNVRYFNYAINQTESLQETYNRGGIEAIVSAQHQKFRNIIALSVLYLNRNNNGMKAFYGDFWGLSRYHDLANWNEPVSATELLTRDVNDHGLFPYANEEANAGTISLNNGQSFYVSGNLNAMQMRRNCYNYEWNVFMSYKDFQDYFAVTKDAPAEQKDIRKWHSKMRPNLTRPYDMAYHILLDKTIAAKKGWSDYKEYWQNEHIYEHQIIVPDWPGEPWKAAQGAWVPWTLYDGNTANSPTKIPLHPEVQTNLVFLSRMHYDGKFTWGNGCCSRLNPDGMYGENLNGSVHSVSREAEQSALSEINQYNETVFTADKRQHIGDIPVLTPSGQYVTGDPSVLLRANAPLVTGVDSPSTGWELYYIYYPNQSRDGQTTVRWKSPVDGAELSGVATGWGGTLYARKR, encoded by the coding sequence ATGAAAAAACTATTGGCCGTACTCCCCGTACTGCTCGCTTTGTCGGCAGCTACGGTAAGGCCCACTCTGTCATTTCGATCACAATCGGATAGTCTGCCCGCTGGCACAAGAATCAGCTTTGAGATTGCCGTACCAGGCGATCCGACACCTACGAAGTTTAGCTACGTCGTTCCCGCTCCAGCTGACAAGCCAACCCCTTCGCCGGTTGTTGTTCCCGACAAAAACAGCTTATCGGTTGCCCAGGTCATCAGCGGCCAGTCAGCCCGCGTCGGCGAACCGTTCAGCTTTGTTATTCCCGTAGGTACCTTCTCCGGCAATGTAACGGGCGTTGATGTATCGGATTTGCCCGCTGGTTTGCGGTATGATTCCAAGACTCGTACGATATCGGGAACGCCAACCAAAGCCGACAAGCGAACGGTTACCGTTACCGCGTCAGACGGCACCCGCATTGTCCAAACAAGTTTCTCGCTCAGCTTTTCAGCGAAAGACGTTCCGATTATTGATACGCCAATTCCAGACGATAAGCAATCGACGGGTGTACCAACTATTCCACCGATTCCTGTATCGGGTTTGGCGCAGCGCTACCCGGTTGCTTTTAATTTCTCCAGTTCGCCCAACCGGATCAATCGGATGCAAGCTCCGCTATCACCCGAATACCGCGACGGCTGGAAAATGAAGCAAACCGAGATTGTGACGGGTGGCAACGGCGGCATTATCGAAACGCCCGACGAACTTCGGAAGCGGGGCCAAAACTGGTTCAATGCCTGTTGGTTCTACTGCCGGGATGATCGCCCGTACGGGTTACCGAAAAGTACCGATAACCTGTTTTACGAATACACCGGTAACTATTGGGGCCCATATCATCAAAACGCATATTTGGCAGTTGTCACAGACTTAACCAAGATCGGTAACGACTGTATTCTCCGACTAGCCGGTTGGAACAGCGTACCCGAAAACGGCCTGATTGACGGCGTTGCCACGGTCAAAGAGGCACATTTTAACATTGAATACAACTGGTTTTTGCCCTCAGACTGGGAAAAGTTAAACGGGGATCAGCGAAATGTACGCTACTTCAACTACGCAATTAATCAAACGGAGAGCCTGCAAGAAACCTATAACCGGGGTGGTATTGAAGCGATTGTATCAGCTCAGCATCAGAAGTTTCGCAATATCATTGCCTTGTCGGTTCTGTATCTCAATCGCAATAACAACGGGATGAAAGCCTTTTATGGGGATTTCTGGGGCCTGTCACGCTACCACGATTTAGCCAACTGGAACGAACCTGTATCGGCAACCGAGCTACTGACCAGGGATGTAAACGACCACGGCTTATTCCCTTACGCCAACGAGGAGGCCAATGCGGGTACGATATCGCTCAACAATGGGCAGAGCTTTTACGTATCGGGCAATCTCAACGCGATGCAGATGCGCCGGAACTGCTATAACTACGAATGGAATGTCTTTATGAGTTACAAAGACTTTCAGGACTACTTCGCCGTCACAAAAGATGCGCCCGCCGAGCAGAAAGACATTCGCAAGTGGCATTCCAAGATGCGGCCAAACCTGACGCGTCCCTACGATATGGCGTACCATATTTTGCTCGATAAGACCATTGCTGCAAAGAAAGGCTGGTCCGACTACAAAGAGTACTGGCAAAACGAGCACATTTACGAGCATCAGATCATTGTTCCCGATTGGCCAGGCGAACCCTGGAAGGCCGCGCAGGGAGCCTGGGTACCGTGGACACTCTATGACGGAAATACAGCGAACTCACCAACCAAAATACCCCTGCACCCCGAAGTGCAAACCAATCTGGTTTTCCTGTCCCGGATGCACTACGACGGCAAGTTTACCTGGGGTAACGGATGCTGCTCGCGTTTGAATCCTGATGGTATGTACGGCGAGAACTTGAACGGTAGTGTGCATTCTGTCAGCCGGGAAGCGGAGCAATCGGCATTGTCGGAGATTAACCAGTACAACGAAACTGTATTCACCGCCGACAAGCGGCAACATATTGGCGATATACCCGTTTTGACGCCGAGCGGCCAGTACGTAACTGGCGATCCGAGTGTACTACTTCGGGCTAATGCCCCACTGGTAACGGGTGTCGATAGCCCGTCGACAGGCTGGGAGTTGTACTACATCTATTATCCGAATCAAAGCCGCGACGGACAAACGACTGTTCGCTGGAAATCGCCGGTTGATGGCGCAGAGCTTTCCGGCGTAGCGACCGGATGGGGCGGCACCTTGTACGCCCGCAAACGCTAA
- a CDS encoding CHAP domain-containing protein: MSTELINKALAVAASQVGVTEKPLNSNRGPQVDLYLQSVGIYGPASWCAAFVHWCFLQAAKELGIDNPLVKTGGCWDHWRKCESKGAKRYTAAQVAKNPKLLKPGLLFVMDFGKGAGHTGFVLAIDGKRIVTIEGNTNTDGSRNGIGVFKRSRSIASINLGFIDYSGD, from the coding sequence ATGAGCACTGAACTTATTAATAAGGCACTCGCTGTTGCTGCTTCGCAGGTTGGCGTCACCGAGAAGCCACTAAACAGCAACCGGGGGCCGCAAGTTGATTTGTATTTGCAGTCGGTCGGTATTTACGGGCCGGCGAGCTGGTGCGCAGCTTTTGTTCACTGGTGTTTTTTGCAGGCCGCAAAAGAGCTTGGTATTGATAACCCACTGGTGAAGACGGGCGGCTGTTGGGATCATTGGCGGAAATGCGAAAGCAAGGGAGCCAAACGCTACACGGCGGCTCAGGTAGCCAAAAATCCGAAGTTACTGAAGCCAGGTTTACTGTTTGTGATGGACTTTGGGAAGGGAGCCGGACACACGGGGTTTGTTCTGGCGATTGACGGAAAACGGATTGTAACGATAGAGGGCAACACAAATACAGACGGGAGCCGAAACGGAATTGGTGTATTCAAGCGAAGCCGTAGTATTGCGTCGATCAATCTTGGTTTTATTGATTACTCAGGTGATTAA
- a CDS encoding DUF5131 family protein, translating into MGINTAISWTDITWNIARGCHKVYDKHPTTGEKVSECEFCYMYRESLNGTRHNPELVSQTSVKSGGAFNLPLRLKEPAKVFTSSLTDFFHKDIDSFRLETFDIIRKTPHLTYQILTKRPGRIRLALELAYEQAMNQGSNNSGMLSLAYWLGEWLRGIPPANVWLGVSAGYQHTIDKRVPILLSVPANVHFVSIEPLLEKVDISKYLGAADGGLAWVIVGGESGNENGQYRYRPCQIEWILQVVDDCHKAGTSCWVKQLGTSLQKQYGFKARHATDPTEWPAYLQVQQFPL; encoded by the coding sequence ATGGGTATCAACACTGCTATTTCCTGGACAGATATAACCTGGAACATTGCCCGGGGCTGTCATAAAGTTTACGATAAACACCCCACTACCGGCGAGAAAGTATCCGAATGTGAATTCTGCTACATGTACCGCGAATCATTGAACGGTACGCGGCATAATCCCGAACTGGTTTCTCAGACGTCCGTCAAATCGGGTGGCGCGTTCAATTTGCCGTTGCGCTTGAAAGAACCGGCCAAAGTATTCACCTCGTCATTGACGGATTTCTTTCACAAGGATATCGATTCGTTTCGGCTCGAAACGTTTGACATTATCCGCAAAACCCCGCATCTGACGTATCAGATTTTAACCAAACGCCCCGGTCGGATTCGGCTGGCGCTGGAGCTGGCCTACGAGCAGGCGATGAATCAGGGGAGCAACAACAGCGGTATGCTTAGCCTGGCTTACTGGCTTGGCGAATGGCTACGGGGTATACCGCCTGCGAACGTTTGGCTCGGTGTATCGGCAGGCTATCAGCACACCATCGACAAGCGGGTACCGATTCTGTTGTCTGTTCCGGCCAATGTTCACTTTGTTTCGATTGAACCGCTGCTTGAGAAAGTAGATATCTCCAAATACCTCGGCGCGGCAGACGGAGGTTTGGCCTGGGTTATCGTCGGCGGGGAATCGGGTAACGAAAACGGACAGTATCGCTACCGACCCTGTCAGATCGAATGGATTTTACAGGTCGTTGACGATTGCCACAAAGCGGGTACGTCGTGTTGGGTGAAACAGCTCGGGACCAGCTTACAGAAACAGTACGGTTTCAAAGCGCGTCATGCGACCGATCCGACCGAGTGGCCTGCCTATTTACAAGTTCAACAGTTTCCGCTATGA